From a single Oceanobacillus kimchii X50 genomic region:
- the rpsI gene encoding 30S ribosomal protein S9, producing the protein MAQVQYYGTGRRKKSTARVRLVPGTGNVTINGRDAQDYFPYETQLLILNQPLAATETQGTYDVLVNVDGGGFTGQAGAIRHGIARALLQADPEYRSALKAEGYLTRDARMKERKKYGLKKARRAPQFSKR; encoded by the coding sequence TTGGCACAAGTACAATACTACGGCACTGGACGCCGTAAAAAGTCAACTGCCCGTGTACGTTTAGTACCAGGTACAGGTAATGTAACAATAAATGGTCGTGATGCACAAGACTATTTTCCATATGAAACTCAACTCTTAATCTTGAACCAACCATTAGCTGCTACAGAAACTCAAGGAACTTATGATGTTCTTGTAAATGTAGATGGCGGTGGATTCACTGGTCAAGCAGGTGCAATCCGTCACGGTATCGCACGTGCATTATTACAAGCAGATCCTGAGTATCGTTCAGCTCTTAAAGCAGAAGGATATCTTACTCGTGACGCTCGTATGAAAGAACGTAAAAAATACGGTCTTAAAAAAGCACGTCGTGCACCTCAGTTCTCAAAACGTTAA
- a CDS encoding tyrosine-type recombinase/integrase, with protein sequence MRNPNGYGSIYKLSGNRRKPFAVRITTGWNNEGKQKYEYLGFYKSRQEAMVALADYNSNPYDLSSGKITFAEVYERFSKAKFHKISRSNVLGYQASYKRCEPLHDMKFIEIKKPHLQSVIDNCDKSHGTKRKIKVLFNQLYKYAMEHDLTHRDYSKFVELPKDNTNSTRKPFNIDEIKLLWDNLDRLDDIDTALIMIYSGIRPGELVEIKNKDINLDERFFRGGIKTSAGKNRLIPIHKKIHSLIEKRMDSNNEYLIVNGQGNKVSYYSYYQDKWKRIMEQLELKHKPHDCRHTFATLMDNADANKLSIKRIMGHASKDVTDKVYTHKDVKQLLKAIDML encoded by the coding sequence ATGAGAAATCCAAATGGGTACGGTTCTATATATAAGCTGTCTGGGAACAGAAGGAAACCTTTTGCTGTTAGAATAACTACCGGATGGAATAATGAAGGAAAGCAAAAATATGAGTATCTCGGTTTTTATAAAAGTAGGCAAGAGGCAATGGTGGCTTTAGCAGATTATAATAGCAACCCTTATGATCTATCATCCGGAAAAATAACTTTTGCAGAAGTGTATGAACGCTTTTCAAAAGCTAAGTTTCATAAAATATCAAGATCGAATGTGCTTGGTTATCAAGCATCTTATAAACGATGTGAGCCACTGCATGATATGAAATTCATTGAAATAAAAAAGCCTCATTTACAATCTGTTATTGATAACTGCGATAAATCGCATGGTACAAAAAGAAAAATAAAAGTGCTTTTTAATCAACTATATAAATATGCTATGGAACATGATCTTACACATAGAGATTATTCTAAATTTGTAGAGTTACCCAAAGACAACACCAATAGCACACGTAAACCATTCAATATTGATGAAATTAAATTGCTCTGGGATAACCTAGATCGATTAGATGATATAGATACTGCTCTGATAATGATCTATTCCGGCATCAGACCGGGAGAGCTTGTAGAGATTAAAAACAAAGATATTAATCTTGACGAACGTTTTTTCCGAGGAGGTATAAAAACTTCTGCAGGTAAAAATAGATTAATTCCAATCCATAAAAAAATACACTCATTAATTGAGAAAAGAATGGATTCAAATAATGAGTATTTAATTGTTAATGGACAAGGAAATAAGGTTAGCTATTATTCATACTATCAAGATAAATGGAAAAGAATTATGGAGCAATTGGAGTTGAAACATAAACCTCATGATTGCCGACATACATTTGCTACATTAATGGACAATGCCGATGCTAATAAATTGTCTATAAAACGTATCATGGGACATGCATCTAAAGACGTAACAGATAAAGTGTATACTCACAAAGATGTTAAGCAGCTACTTAAAGCGATAGATATGCTTTGA
- a CDS encoding ImmA/IrrE family metallo-endopeptidase, which yields MLTTTRIEKITQKLLMKLQVNHPEDLNIDRITKGLGIKVKYWEFESELVKKKGRYIIFLNENSNEIKKWLNLIHEVGHLCLHVGRQENLPYEFVQLQEWQANTFTYYFCVPTFMLDELHTVTPAEVSRIFNVDYSFSVRRVEMYQNRKNAVMQKRRTLAYV from the coding sequence ATGCTTACTACTACCAGAATTGAAAAAATTACTCAAAAGTTATTGATGAAACTCCAAGTTAATCACCCCGAAGATTTAAACATCGATAGAATCACAAAGGGGCTAGGAATCAAGGTTAAATATTGGGAGTTCGAAAGTGAACTTGTAAAAAAGAAAGGGAGATATATTATCTTTCTAAATGAAAATTCAAATGAAATTAAGAAATGGCTAAATTTGATACACGAAGTAGGACATCTCTGCTTGCATGTAGGTAGACAAGAAAACTTACCTTATGAATTTGTGCAACTACAAGAGTGGCAAGCAAACACATTTACGTATTATTTTTGCGTACCAACCTTCATGTTGGATGAATTACACACTGTTACACCTGCAGAAGTGAGTCGCATATTTAACGTAGACTATAGTTTTTCTGTAAGAAGAGTTGAAATGTATCAAAATAGAAAAAATGCAGTCATGCAAAAACGAAGAACACTTGCTTATGTTTAA
- a CDS encoding DUF6007 family protein produces the protein MTDIKSIFKRMGWLDLIFIIPMFLLFSYLPTYNFWSILLNVIIVIFFSFGLAMVFHIIVDSIKR, from the coding sequence TTGACTGATATAAAAAGCATTTTTAAAAGAATGGGATGGCTCGATCTAATATTTATAATCCCAATGTTTTTGTTATTTTCATATTTACCTACTTATAATTTTTGGAGTATATTATTAAATGTGATTATTGTAATATTTTTTTCATTCGGTTTGGCAATGGTATTTCATATTATTGTTGATTCTATTAAAAGATAA
- a CDS encoding helix-turn-helix domain-containing protein, which produces MATFQNRLIELRKSKRKTQEDISKIIGITRPAYTAYERGTRTPDYEILKALANFYNVTIDYLLGHSDQPHLTEDEAFEAFKNDPDLERWYKELPKSKEEDLRRLKKIWEAFKEDD; this is translated from the coding sequence ATGGCCACTTTTCAAAATAGATTAATTGAACTTAGAAAATCCAAAAGAAAAACCCAAGAAGACATTTCGAAAATTATAGGAATAACAAGACCAGCTTACACAGCATATGAGAGAGGGACTAGGACACCTGACTATGAAATCCTTAAGGCGTTAGCTAACTTCTATAATGTTACTATTGATTATCTTTTAGGACATAGCGATCAACCTCACTTAACTGAGGATGAGGCATTTGAAGCTTTTAAAAATGACCCAGACTTAGAGAGATGGTATAAAGAATTACCTAAAAGTAAAGAAGAAGACCTACGTAGACTTAAAAAGATATGGGAAGCTTTTAAAGAAGATGATTAA
- a CDS encoding helix-turn-helix transcriptional regulator — MRQWLKEKRIRKGLTQFEVARKSDIERSYFTMIEQGRRNPSVLVAKKIASSLDFEWTLFFDYQCNDSKHIIKEVI, encoded by the coding sequence GTGCGTCAATGGCTAAAAGAAAAAAGGATAAGAAAAGGTCTGACTCAGTTTGAAGTTGCTAGAAAATCTGATATTGAAAGATCTTATTTTACAATGATAGAACAAGGAAGAAGAAACCCTAGTGTATTAGTTGCCAAAAAGATAGCATCTTCTTTGGATTTTGAGTGGACTCTTTTTTTTGATTATCAATGTAACGATTCGAAACATATCATTAAGGAGGTTATATAA
- a CDS encoding helix-turn-helix domain-containing protein, whose protein sequence is MLGYKQGELQLEELSDEEIGKQLKKMRKRKGWSQEKLGSKMHLSRSNISRMESGKLPIRIAEFNRWVNRTGAHDLAMSVLFNIDPNVAIEILSNIVNTGTGIGTILLSLGGMII, encoded by the coding sequence TTGCTAGGTTACAAGCAAGGTGAACTACAACTGGAAGAATTAAGCGATGAGGAAATAGGAAAACAGCTTAAAAAGATGAGAAAGCGCAAGGGTTGGAGTCAAGAAAAGTTGGGTTCAAAAATGCATCTATCTAGAAGTAATATCTCAAGAATGGAAAGTGGTAAGTTACCAATTCGCATCGCAGAGTTTAACAGATGGGTTAATCGAACAGGAGCGCACGATTTAGCGATGTCTGTACTGTTCAACATAGACCCTAATGTAGCGATTGAGATCTTATCAAATATAGTCAACACAGGAACAGGCATAGGAACCATCTTACTAAGTTTAGGAGGGATGATTATATGA
- a CDS encoding YqaJ viral recombinase family protein: MVKNTIEMSRQEWLLERTKGIGGSDASIILGLNKYKTPFELWIEKTDESHLTDTAGEAAYFGDLLEDMVAKEFEIRSGKKVRRNNFMLQHTDYPFLMANIDRKVVGEDALLECKTASTFLTKEWDSEEIPEAYLVQVQHYLGVTGYSKAYIAVLIGGQKFVWKEIERDEELIQMIFDAEIHFWNYHVKGNRPPALDGSSAAEKFLKERYANVEQGKSIDLESNYKEKIDDLLSIKNQIKELQKVAKETENKIKHELKEAESGFVQNYQVDWKQFERKSVDSKLLKSKYPDVYNSVLKTSNYRKFNVKELG; this comes from the coding sequence ATGGTTAAAAACACAATTGAAATGAGTAGGCAAGAATGGCTATTAGAACGTACCAAAGGAATAGGTGGGAGCGACGCTTCCATCATCCTTGGATTAAATAAATATAAAACGCCGTTTGAACTATGGATTGAAAAAACAGATGAATCACATTTAACGGATACTGCAGGTGAAGCTGCTTATTTTGGAGACCTTCTTGAAGACATGGTAGCGAAAGAATTTGAAATCCGTTCAGGAAAGAAAGTAAGAAGAAATAACTTCATGCTTCAGCATACAGATTATCCTTTCTTGATGGCTAATATTGATCGAAAAGTAGTTGGTGAAGATGCACTACTTGAATGTAAGACAGCAAGTACTTTTCTCACGAAAGAATGGGATAGCGAAGAAATACCGGAAGCTTATCTTGTACAAGTTCAGCATTATCTTGGTGTAACAGGTTATTCGAAAGCGTATATTGCTGTTCTTATAGGTGGGCAGAAATTTGTATGGAAAGAAATTGAACGTGATGAAGAACTAATTCAAATGATATTTGATGCAGAAATCCACTTCTGGAATTACCACGTTAAAGGAAATCGTCCTCCTGCTTTGGATGGTTCAAGTGCAGCTGAAAAATTTCTAAAAGAACGTTATGCAAACGTTGAACAAGGAAAATCTATCGACCTTGAGTCTAACTATAAAGAAAAAATTGATGATTTGCTTTCTATTAAAAATCAGATTAAAGAATTACAGAAAGTTGCTAAAGAAACGGAGAACAAAATTAAACATGAGTTGAAAGAAGCGGAAAGCGGATTTGTACAAAATTATCAAGTAGATTGGAAGCAATTTGAGCGTAAGAGTGTGGACTCCAAGCTTTTAAAGAGTAAATACCCTGACGTATATAATTCTGTACTAAAAACCTCTAATTATCGCAAATTTAATGTAAAGGAGCTTGGATAA
- a CDS encoding recombinase RecT — MATNDSLKNQLSSKQGNQNTPSGYTIKQLMGADSVKKRFEEMLDSKASQFMASVINLVNGDTNLQKCDQMSVVSSAMVAATLDLPIDRNLGYAWVIPYGNQATFQLGYKGYIQLALRSGQYRNINVIEVYEGELQSFNRLTEEIELDFEKRTSDKVVGYTGFFELINGFRKTVYWSKAEIERHKNKFSKSDFGWKNDWDAMAKKTVVRNMLNKWGILSIDMQKAYVEETKDPSEPSGDVIDFNLTEDELTAAQEQFSDEKANE; from the coding sequence ATGGCAACGAATGACTCTCTTAAAAATCAACTCTCAAGTAAACAGGGTAATCAAAACACTCCATCAGGTTATACGATTAAACAATTGATGGGTGCAGATAGTGTAAAGAAGCGGTTTGAAGAAATGCTAGATTCAAAGGCATCACAGTTTATGGCAAGTGTCATTAATCTCGTAAATGGCGATACCAATTTACAAAAATGTGATCAAATGAGTGTTGTTTCAAGTGCAATGGTAGCTGCAACATTAGATTTACCAATTGATAGAAATTTAGGTTATGCATGGGTTATTCCTTATGGTAATCAAGCAACCTTTCAGCTTGGATATAAGGGTTATATACAGTTAGCGCTAAGAAGCGGACAATATCGAAATATTAATGTAATTGAGGTATATGAAGGGGAGCTCCAGTCTTTTAATCGATTAACGGAAGAGATTGAATTAGATTTTGAAAAAAGAACCTCGGATAAAGTGGTTGGTTATACTGGTTTTTTTGAATTAATTAATGGATTTCGAAAAACAGTCTACTGGAGTAAAGCAGAAATCGAAAGGCATAAAAATAAGTTTAGTAAATCTGATTTTGGTTGGAAAAATGATTGGGATGCAATGGCAAAGAAGACCGTTGTACGAAACATGTTAAACAAATGGGGCATCTTATCTATCGATATGCAAAAAGCATATGTAGAAGAAACAAAAGACCCTTCAGAGCCAAGTGGTGATGTTATTGATTTCAATTTGACCGAAGATGAATTAACTGCTGCTCAAGAACAATTTAGTGATGAGAAAGCTAATGAATAA
- a CDS encoding DnaD domain-containing protein, producing MTTWFKVYREIFDSDLWHDVTTFRVFIYLIGKASFKDGFKYKGITLDKGQYIRSYRKLADDLSYKEGRGYKKYSLNTIKRCVQKLVDAERLNVKETELGTLFTILNYAKYQDLEDSNESKENAESEEVRTNSERKENEDRTKGEQYQELKNLRIKELYTTTPTTDAIQFYQNNFPGEPSAFERESMMQWIEDCGDDLVIEALKRSLDRNKRNWGYAKSILNSWHHKNIKTVEQAKAEEVQFQNQRTHQQSKKPYHPRQQSAAVVPDWFKQNKHKQKQVGPEEKQGESVIDVQQRLQEYLQASGGSS from the coding sequence ATGACAACTTGGTTTAAGGTTTATCGAGAAATCTTTGACTCTGATTTATGGCATGATGTAACGACGTTTCGTGTGTTCATTTATTTGATTGGTAAAGCCAGTTTTAAGGACGGATTTAAATATAAAGGAATTACGTTAGATAAAGGACAATACATTCGTTCTTATCGGAAACTAGCAGATGATCTTTCATATAAAGAAGGTCGTGGTTATAAAAAGTATTCACTTAATACCATTAAGCGTTGCGTCCAGAAGTTAGTTGACGCTGAAAGGCTAAACGTTAAAGAAACGGAATTAGGAACACTATTTACCATCCTTAACTATGCGAAATATCAAGACTTAGAGGATAGTAATGAATCTAAGGAGAACGCCGAAAGTGAAGAAGTAAGAACTAATAGTGAACGAAAGGAGAACGAAGATAGAACGAAGGGAGAACAATATCAAGAATTAAAGAACTTAAGAATTAAAGAATTATATACTACTACTCCTACTACAGATGCGATTCAATTTTATCAAAACAATTTTCCGGGAGAACCAAGTGCATTTGAAAGGGAATCTATGATGCAGTGGATAGAAGATTGTGGCGACGATCTAGTGATTGAAGCATTGAAGCGGTCGCTTGATAGAAATAAGCGAAATTGGGGTTATGCAAAAAGTATCTTGAATTCTTGGCACCATAAAAATATAAAAACAGTTGAACAAGCTAAAGCAGAAGAGGTTCAATTTCAAAATCAGAGGACCCATCAGCAAAGCAAGAAGCCATATCATCCGAGGCAACAATCTGCAGCAGTTGTTCCTGACTGGTTTAAGCAGAACAAGCATAAGCAAAAACAAGTAGGGCCAGAAGAAAAACAGGGAGAATCAGTGATAGATGTACAACAACGCTTGCAGGAATATTTGCAAGCTTCGGGAGGGAGTTCATGA
- a CDS encoding Holliday junction resolvase RecU, with the protein MISHANRGKSFEQIIESSNMQYQLKKWATVQKVPTPWRVIRRGKQIVSAHPEKKSTVDFVGVANGKAIAFDAKSTRETTRFPLSNIEEHQMRFLKNYQNQGGTCFVLIEFAKLNETYFVPFDSVLDYWNKAMTGGRKSIPYKDMGEFPRVLSGRGIALDYLAAVGL; encoded by the coding sequence ATGATCTCACATGCAAATAGAGGAAAGTCTTTTGAACAAATCATCGAGTCATCAAATATGCAGTACCAGTTAAAGAAATGGGCAACAGTTCAAAAAGTACCTACACCTTGGAGGGTTATCCGTAGAGGAAAACAGATAGTAAGTGCACATCCGGAGAAAAAAAGCACAGTTGACTTTGTAGGGGTGGCAAACGGAAAGGCGATTGCGTTTGATGCTAAATCAACAAGAGAAACGACACGTTTTCCTCTTAGCAATATTGAAGAGCATCAAATGCGTTTTCTAAAGAACTATCAAAATCAAGGGGGTACATGCTTCGTATTAATCGAATTCGCAAAGTTAAACGAAACCTATTTTGTACCGTTTGATAGTGTATTAGATTACTGGAACAAAGCTATGACTGGCGGCCGCAAGAGTATTCCCTATAAAGATATGGGGGAGTTTCCGAGGGTCTTATCGGGTCGAGGAATTGCTTTAGATTATCTTGCAGCAGTCGGATTATAA
- a CDS encoding XtrA/YqaO family protein encodes MRLKQIPFKQGKLNVDIENRDKPFVLVYSNGEAKLSYLPDHGETKVITHQGRVKRIKFDEGEEF; translated from the coding sequence ATGAGATTAAAACAAATTCCATTTAAACAAGGGAAATTAAATGTCGATATAGAAAATAGGGATAAGCCATTTGTACTAGTTTATTCAAATGGTGAAGCGAAGTTATCCTATTTACCCGATCATGGAGAGACTAAGGTAATTACTCATCAAGGGAGGGTGAAAAGGATTAAATTTGATGAGGGGGAGGAGTTTTAA
- a CDS encoding RNA-directed DNA polymerase produces the protein MNVPTPYHQIKLSEAILEHRDKLEEFYSNSIISLTKPIFNENAERAIEREFPFKEKTLKRIEGIACKKYILKTDISRYYPTIYTHSIPWAMHGKRLSKDRQTDCSLLGNKLDKLIRNMQDGQTLGIPTGPDTSLIISEVIGTAIDKRLQEMVPNIKGFRYTDDIELYFDTLSEAENCLNKLHKIVREFELELNPHKTEIIMLPEAIEPSWVPEIKLYDFRDSVEGERNDLISFFSRAFELAKLYPNDGVLKYSVQRIPSSIKDENWSILESLLLSSITIDSTTLPIVRSILFENELRELPLNKVRIVDTLEKIIKLNIELGNDYEVLWSLSICKLLDLKVSEGISKLLNEYDNPFISIMTMNLYEKGFINNLDLSLYQSHLNKNSLYGSNWIFSYEAIRKNWFHVSENYVEEDEFYSQLLEENVTFYDELEWGSLVNIDPFDY, from the coding sequence ATGAATGTACCCACACCTTATCACCAAATTAAATTATCTGAGGCGATATTAGAACATCGAGATAAATTAGAAGAATTTTACAGTAATTCTATTATTAGTTTAACAAAGCCTATATTCAATGAAAACGCAGAGAGAGCAATCGAAAGAGAATTTCCTTTTAAAGAAAAAACCCTCAAAAGAATTGAAGGAATAGCGTGTAAAAAGTATATTCTTAAAACGGATATTTCTAGATATTATCCTACTATTTATACCCACAGTATACCTTGGGCTATGCACGGAAAAAGATTATCAAAAGATAGACAAACTGATTGCAGCTTATTGGGAAATAAACTAGATAAATTAATTAGAAATATGCAAGATGGTCAAACCTTGGGGATTCCAACAGGTCCTGATACTTCCTTAATCATTTCTGAAGTAATAGGCACTGCAATAGATAAAAGATTGCAGGAAATGGTTCCTAATATTAAAGGGTTTAGATATACAGACGATATTGAATTATATTTTGACACCCTCTCAGAAGCCGAAAATTGTCTTAACAAACTTCATAAGATAGTAAGGGAATTTGAATTAGAATTGAATCCTCATAAAACTGAGATAATTATGCTACCGGAAGCAATTGAACCAAGCTGGGTCCCTGAAATTAAACTTTATGACTTCAGAGATAGTGTAGAGGGTGAAAGAAATGATTTAATTAGTTTCTTCAGTAGAGCTTTTGAACTGGCAAAATTATATCCAAATGATGGAGTTTTGAAATATTCAGTACAAAGAATCCCCTCGTCTATAAAAGATGAAAATTGGTCGATTTTAGAATCATTATTACTCTCTTCGATAACAATTGATTCTACTACTCTTCCTATAGTAAGGTCAATATTATTTGAAAATGAACTTAGAGAATTACCATTAAACAAAGTTAGGATAGTAGATACTTTAGAAAAAATAATAAAGTTGAATATAGAATTAGGAAATGACTATGAGGTTTTATGGTCTTTATCTATTTGCAAACTATTAGATTTAAAAGTATCTGAAGGTATTTCTAAATTATTAAACGAATATGATAATCCTTTTATTTCTATTATGACTATGAACTTATATGAGAAAGGCTTTATTAACAATTTAGATTTATCTTTATATCAGTCACATCTAAATAAAAACAGTTTGTATGGCAGCAATTGGATTTTTTCGTATGAAGCTATAAGAAAAAATTGGTTTCATGTTAGTGAAAATTATGTTGAAGAGGATGAATTTTATTCGCAACTCTTAGAGGAAAACGTTACATTTTATGATGAACTTGAGTGGGGAAGTTTAGTCAATATTGATCCGTTTGATTATTGA
- a CDS encoding sigma-70 family RNA polymerase sigma factor, with protein sequence MNSQAIENWADELLEQYTEGRKDLGRMKKESPQDDEHKINSMIGSMTYSMDWMETGRQPDSYRGVDKRNAYRISQYEDMDIIPDIKEELRKEREPLYMSQEQRTTLLELFRNFSDRERQCYLMYQAEGLSMQKIAERLGISKWTVRTYINRAKEKVEEITAA encoded by the coding sequence ATGAATAGTCAAGCAATCGAAAATTGGGCAGATGAATTATTAGAGCAATACACTGAAGGGCGCAAGGATTTAGGTCGTATGAAAAAGGAATCTCCACAAGATGATGAACACAAGATCAACAGCATGATTGGTAGTATGACTTATTCTATGGACTGGATGGAGACAGGAAGGCAACCAGATTCATATAGGGGTGTAGATAAGCGTAATGCATACAGAATAAGCCAATATGAGGATATGGACATCATACCGGATATTAAAGAGGAATTAAGGAAAGAACGTGAACCATTGTATATGAGCCAAGAACAACGGACAACGCTATTAGAGTTATTTAGAAACTTTTCTGATAGAGAAAGACAATGTTATCTCATGTATCAAGCTGAAGGACTAAGTATGCAGAAAATAGCAGAAAGATTAGGGATAAGTAAGTGGACTGTTCGGACATACATTAATAGGGCTAAGGAAAAGGTGGAAGAAATTACAGCAGCGTGA